A part of Lacinutrix sp. 5H-3-7-4 genomic DNA contains:
- a CDS encoding TonB-dependent receptor, whose product MKKITKILSLILLFATSISFAQTGKVAGKVIDGEFNDVLSFANILVKGTTTGTTSDFDGNYQLELDAGTYTLVFSFVGYQTTEISDVVITADGVTDLTVTLNASENALDEVVITTTAKRNTESALLNIQKKSVVMLDGLSAQSIKKTGAGDIAAAVKSVPGVSVQGGKYVYVRGLGDRYTKSILNGVDIPGLDPDRNTIPMDIFPTNIIDNVIVLKSASAEYPADFTGGIVNIVTKDFPTKAEYSLSVGASYNPDMHFKDNYLSYEGSNTDFLGYDNGLRNRKINRYQPIPGTFENKQLLTSLTKRFNSQLGADTETSNPNYNFGFTLGNQYDVGETNRIGYQASFSYKNNTKFYEDREDGAYIRNRFDTSVNELGINRTVKGSSGINEVLMNTLLGLTFKTENSKYKLTGLHIQNGESTAGKYDLVISEDNAGGGLLNATGDELTYTQRSITNLSLAGEHTLDSNSGWKMDWVFSPSFSSVQDKDHRATALRIVDVGDDIQYQIDPSSVGNPTRIWRNLSEESWVANAKLEKKYELFNRPAQLKFGGGYTFKYRDFNSDQYLFETTSPNVLNGDVNTILAEENIWTPATGTGTYLDPNNIFQPENSYEGEYNVASMFISNEFNATEAFKIILGLRTEQFSLFYTGVVNEENVTGIKTIDEFDFFPSGNLIYALTEQSNLRASYSRTTARPSFKEASTAQIFDPITNRFFIGGLNNNTFDSVRPTYINNFDVRYEWFREKGQMIAFSGFYKSFTDPIELTFFPQAPKQLTVANLGDATVIGGEVEFRQNLGFISNGFEKFKFNANVSIISSKLQMTDQEFNRRVANARDGETIDDTRDLQGQSPYLINAGLDYNDDDKGFRAGLFYNVQGSTLEVVGTGDIPDVYTQPFNSLNFTLNKTFGKDNKSAIDLKVNNILGDKRESFYESFGAEDQIFSSRNPGTEISLGYSYKF is encoded by the coding sequence ATGAAAAAAATAACAAAAATACTTTCATTAATCCTACTTTTTGCTACTTCTATTTCCTTTGCTCAAACTGGAAAAGTTGCAGGAAAAGTAATTGATGGTGAATTTAATGATGTGTTATCTTTTGCAAATATTCTAGTAAAAGGTACTACTACTGGTACCACTTCAGATTTTGATGGTAATTACCAATTAGAGTTAGATGCAGGAACATACACACTTGTATTCTCATTTGTTGGTTATCAAACAACCGAAATTAGCGATGTAGTAATTACTGCAGATGGTGTTACAGATTTAACTGTAACATTAAACGCTTCAGAAAATGCGTTAGACGAAGTTGTTATTACTACAACAGCGAAACGTAATACAGAAAGCGCGTTATTAAATATTCAAAAAAAATCTGTTGTAATGCTAGATGGGCTTTCTGCTCAAAGCATTAAAAAAACAGGAGCAGGAGACATTGCTGCCGCTGTAAAAAGTGTACCAGGAGTATCTGTTCAAGGCGGTAAATACGTATATGTACGTGGTCTTGGAGATCGTTACACAAAATCTATTTTAAATGGTGTTGACATTCCTGGTTTAGATCCAGATAGAAATACAATACCAATGGATATTTTTCCTACTAATATTATTGACAACGTAATTGTATTAAAATCTGCTTCTGCAGAATATCCAGCCGATTTTACTGGTGGTATTGTTAATATTGTTACCAAAGATTTCCCTACAAAAGCAGAGTATTCTCTGTCTGTTGGTGCTTCTTATAATCCAGATATGCACTTTAAAGACAACTACTTATCTTACGAAGGAAGTAATACCGATTTCTTAGGCTATGATAACGGACTTAGAAATAGAAAAATAAATCGATACCAACCAATTCCTGGTACATTTGAAAACAAACAACTATTAACTAGTTTAACAAAGCGCTTTAACTCACAATTAGGTGCAGACACAGAAACTAGTAACCCTAATTACAATTTTGGATTTACTTTAGGAAACCAATACGATGTTGGAGAAACTAACCGTATAGGTTATCAAGCCTCTTTTTCTTACAAAAACAATACTAAGTTTTATGAAGACAGAGAAGATGGTGCTTATATAAGAAACCGTTTTGATACTTCTGTAAACGAATTAGGTATAAATAGAACCGTAAAAGGATCTTCAGGTATTAATGAAGTTTTAATGAATACATTATTAGGGCTTACATTTAAAACTGAAAATTCAAAGTATAAATTAACAGGATTACACATTCAAAATGGAGAATCTACTGCTGGTAAATACGATTTAGTAATTAGTGAAGATAATGCTGGTGGTGGTTTATTAAATGCTACGGGAGATGAGCTTACTTATACTCAAAGGTCTATTACAAACTTATCATTAGCTGGTGAACACACATTAGATTCTAACTCAGGATGGAAAATGGATTGGGTATTCTCTCCGTCTTTTTCATCTGTTCAAGATAAAGATCATAGAGCTACAGCATTAAGAATTGTTGATGTTGGAGATGATATACAATATCAAATAGATCCAAGTTCTGTTGGAAACCCAACAAGAATATGGAGAAACCTATCTGAAGAAAGCTGGGTAGCAAATGCTAAACTTGAAAAGAAATACGAACTGTTTAACAGGCCTGCACAATTAAAATTTGGTGGTGGTTACACATTTAAATATCGTGATTTTAATTCTGATCAATATTTATTTGAAACAACTTCACCTAATGTTTTAAATGGTGATGTAAATACTATTTTAGCTGAAGAAAACATTTGGACTCCTGCAACAGGTACTGGAACTTACTTAGATCCTAACAATATTTTTCAACCAGAAAACTCTTATGAAGGTGAATACAATGTAGCATCAATGTTTATTTCAAATGAATTTAATGCAACTGAAGCTTTTAAAATTATTTTAGGTTTAAGAACAGAACAATTTTCATTATTCTATACAGGTGTAGTTAATGAAGAAAATGTAACTGGAATAAAAACTATAGATGAGTTTGATTTCTTTCCTTCTGGAAACTTAATTTATGCGCTTACAGAGCAATCAAACTTAAGAGCTTCATACTCTCGTACAACCGCAAGACCTTCTTTTAAAGAAGCTTCTACAGCACAAATTTTTGATCCTATTACAAATAGATTTTTTATTGGAGGTTTAAACAATAACACTTTCGATTCTGTAAGACCAACATACATTAACAACTTTGATGTGAGATATGAGTGGTTTAGAGAAAAAGGACAAATGATTGCTTTTAGTGGATTTTACAAAAGCTTTACAGACCCTATAGAATTAACGTTTTTCCCTCAAGCACCTAAACAACTTACAGTTGCTAACTTAGGAGATGCTACAGTAATTGGTGGTGAAGTAGAGTTTAGACAAAATTTAGGATTTATTTCTAATGGATTCGAAAAATTTAAATTCAATGCAAATGTTTCTATCATTAGCTCTAAGTTACAAATGACAGATCAAGAATTTAACCGTAGAGTAGCAAATGCAAGAGATGGAGAAACTATTGATGATACTAGAGATTTACAAGGTCAATCTCCATACCTAATTAATGCTGGTTTAGATTATAATGATGATGACAAAGGATTTAGAGCTGGTTTATTTTATAATGTTCAAGGAAGCACACTAGAAGTTGTTGGTACAGGAGATATTCCAGATGTATACACACAACCCTTTAACAGCTTGAACTTTACTTTAAACAAAACTTTTGGTAAAGACAATAAGTCTGCAATAGATTTAAAAGTAAATAACATTTTAGGAGATAAGAGAGAAAGTTTCTATGAATCTTTTGGTGCAGAAGATCAAATATTCTCTTCTAGAAACCCAGGAACAGAAATATCTTTAGGTTATTCGTATAAGTTTTAA
- a CDS encoding toxin-antitoxin system YwqK family antitoxin — MRNILTVLMLLAFTITYAQEVKPKFEKNGDQTEATFYHDNGEVAQKGLFNKNNKLQGVWTSFDAQGNKVASGTYNNGVKVGKWFFWNNETLKEVDYINNAIANVSEWQTKDRVADNN; from the coding sequence ATGAGAAATATTTTAACAGTTTTAATGCTTTTGGCATTTACTATAACATACGCACAAGAAGTTAAACCTAAATTTGAGAAAAACGGTGATCAAACCGAAGCAACTTTTTACCATGATAATGGAGAAGTAGCTCAAAAAGGTTTGTTTAATAAGAATAATAAGCTACAAGGTGTTTGGACAAGTTTTGACGCTCAAGGTAATAAAGTTGCTTCAGGTACTTATAATAATGGAGTAAAAGTTGGTAAATGGTTTTTTTGGAATAACGAAACTTTAAAAGAAGTAGATTATATTAATAATGCTATTGCTAATGTTAGTGAGTGGCAAACTAAAGATAGAGTTGCAGATAATAACTAA
- a CDS encoding inorganic phosphate transporter, with amino-acid sequence MENLYLFMIIALALLAIADLVVGVSNDAVNFLNSAIGSKAVSFKTIMIVASIGVAVGAIFSSGLMEVARKGIFNPDQFVFSEIMVIFMAVMITDILLLDFFNSVGMPTSTTVSIVFELLGAAVAVALLKVWEANENTSDLINYINTSKATEIIIGILISVVIAFSIGAIIQWITRVLLSYNFQEKSAWVGALFGGVALSSLTYFIFIKGIKGTPFADDTFSFTQGLTIKDYLESHVLNIVAISLVICTGISFLLMTVLKQNIYKIIILVGTFALALAFAGNDLVNFIGVPITALKSYEVWLASGVPANEFGMSFLEGKVSTPSYLLFIAGMIMVATLWFSSKAKDVVKTSIDLSSQSSTKERFKPNFLSRSFVRFAVLASQATAYVLPEKIQAKIEKQFKQPELLPSEKEEAPAFDLVRAAVNLMVAAVLISIATSMKLPLSTTYVTFMVAMGTSLADRAWGAESAVYRVAGVINVIGGWFFTALVAFTAAAIIAFLLSWNVKVMTPILLLLAIILLVRNYIAHNKKAKVLKAEDTLTKAESSSVQGVIHESASNIANVVKRGNRIYSNAINGLAKQDLSSLKKNKKQVSKLSNEVDDLRDNIFYFIKNLDEASVSASNFYINILGYLQDMAQSLEYISNTSHKHIHNNHKKLKFSQIKELKEIDEALESLFIDIKTAFDSHSFEQIGKILNRKIEVFSFVKDKIAKQVTRTRSEESSPKNTTLYFGLLLETKDLLNATMNLLEEYHKAHDSSVPPAKISTEEE; translated from the coding sequence ATGGAAAACTTATATCTGTTTATGATAATTGCTTTAGCACTTTTAGCTATTGCAGATTTAGTAGTTGGCGTTAGTAACGACGCTGTAAACTTCTTAAATTCAGCTATTGGCTCAAAGGCAGTTTCATTTAAAACAATAATGATTGTTGCCAGTATAGGTGTTGCCGTTGGAGCCATATTTTCTAGTGGATTAATGGAAGTCGCTAGAAAAGGAATTTTTAATCCAGATCAATTTGTATTTAGTGAAATCATGGTTATTTTCATGGCCGTAATGATTACGGATATCTTACTATTAGATTTCTTTAACTCAGTTGGTATGCCAACTTCTACAACAGTATCTATTGTTTTTGAGTTATTAGGAGCCGCAGTTGCTGTTGCTTTACTAAAGGTATGGGAAGCTAACGAAAATACTTCAGATTTAATAAACTATATTAACACATCGAAAGCTACAGAAATTATTATAGGAATACTAATATCTGTCGTCATTGCTTTTTCAATAGGAGCTATAATACAATGGATTACCAGAGTTTTATTATCATATAACTTTCAAGAAAAATCGGCTTGGGTTGGTGCGCTTTTTGGAGGTGTTGCACTATCGTCTTTAACCTATTTTATTTTTATAAAAGGTATAAAAGGAACTCCTTTTGCAGACGATACTTTTAGCTTTACTCAAGGTTTAACGATTAAAGATTATTTAGAAAGTCACGTTTTAAACATTGTTGCAATTAGCTTAGTTATATGTACAGGTATTTCATTTTTATTAATGACTGTTTTAAAACAAAACATATATAAAATAATTATACTAGTTGGTACTTTTGCTCTAGCACTTGCGTTTGCTGGTAACGATTTAGTAAACTTTATAGGTGTACCAATTACTGCTTTAAAATCGTATGAAGTTTGGCTAGCCTCTGGTGTACCTGCCAATGAATTTGGTATGTCTTTTTTAGAAGGCAAAGTCTCTACACCATCATACCTTTTATTTATTGCAGGAATGATAATGGTTGCAACATTATGGTTCTCAAGTAAAGCAAAAGACGTCGTAAAAACATCTATAGATTTATCAAGCCAAAGCAGCACTAAAGAACGTTTTAAGCCTAACTTTTTATCAAGATCATTTGTTAGATTTGCTGTATTAGCCTCTCAAGCTACAGCCTATGTTTTACCAGAAAAAATCCAGGCAAAAATTGAAAAGCAATTTAAACAACCAGAACTTTTACCTTCTGAAAAAGAAGAAGCGCCTGCTTTTGATTTAGTTAGAGCAGCTGTTAATTTAATGGTTGCAGCAGTGCTAATATCTATAGCTACTTCAATGAAATTACCATTATCTACAACCTATGTCACATTTATGGTTGCAATGGGAACCTCTTTAGCAGATCGTGCTTGGGGAGCAGAAAGTGCTGTATATAGAGTTGCTGGAGTTATAAATGTTATTGGTGGCTGGTTTTTTACTGCTTTAGTTGCATTTACAGCTGCTGCTATTATTGCATTTTTGTTAAGTTGGAATGTAAAAGTAATGACTCCTATTTTATTACTATTAGCCATTATATTATTAGTAAGAAATTATATAGCACATAATAAAAAAGCTAAAGTTTTAAAAGCTGAAGACACTTTAACAAAAGCCGAAAGCAGCTCGGTACAAGGTGTAATACACGAAAGCGCATCAAATATTGCTAATGTTGTAAAAAGAGGAAATAGAATTTATTCTAACGCTATAAACGGTTTAGCAAAACAAGATTTATCATCTTTAAAAAAGAATAAAAAACAAGTATCTAAACTCTCTAATGAGGTAGATGATTTAAGAGATAACATTTTCTATTTTATTAAAAACTTAGATGAAGCTAGTGTAAGCGCAAGTAACTTTTACATAAATATATTAGGTTATCTTCAAGATATGGCACAGTCGTTAGAGTATATCTCGAACACAAGCCATAAACACATACATAACAACCACAAAAAATTAAAATTTAGCCAAATAAAAGAGCTTAAAGAAATTGATGAAGCTTTAGAAAGCTTGTTTATTGATATAAAAACAGCTTTCGATTCTCACTCTTTCGAACAAATTGGTAAAATTTTAAATAGAAAAATTGAAGTATTTAGCTTTGTAAAAGACAAAATTGCAAAACAAGTAACACGAACACGTAGCGAAGAGTCTAGCCCTAAAAACACAACTTTATATTTTGGGTTACTATTAGAAACTAAAGATTTATTAAACGCTACTATGAACCTTTTAGAAGAGTACCATAAAGCTCATGATAGCTCTGTACCGCCAGCAAAAATCTCTACAGAAGAAGAATAA
- a CDS encoding OmpA family protein, which translates to MKKISILFVSAILLSSCVSKKKYVMLEQEKGEVVSELTKTKVEKEELESKFQAIQERVDNYNSKINSLTQDIDGLQKDNDSRFTVSTSGTMTSNLTERQMQETLAKVDPNKLSQAKTLKDSMNLAIQYNLNRVIDTSSLNEDEDITVSIDETVVMISISDKMLFNTGSYRVSNKANDILQKLADVINSEPSIDVMVEGHTDSRTISTPTLKDNWDLSVLRATSVVRKLQNEYSVSPEKLIASGRSSYQPLTANDTKDGRSKNRRTRIILLPNIDKFFALMASTD; encoded by the coding sequence ATGAAAAAAATTTCAATCTTATTTGTTTCAGCAATTTTATTATCAAGCTGTGTTTCAAAAAAGAAATACGTAATGCTAGAACAAGAAAAAGGTGAAGTTGTTAGTGAACTAACAAAAACCAAAGTAGAAAAAGAAGAACTTGAATCTAAATTTCAAGCTATACAAGAACGTGTTGACAATTATAATTCTAAAATAAATTCTTTAACACAAGATATAGACGGTTTACAAAAAGATAACGATTCTAGATTTACTGTTTCTACTAGTGGCACAATGACTTCTAATCTTACAGAACGCCAAATGCAAGAAACTTTAGCTAAAGTAGACCCTAATAAATTAAGTCAAGCGAAAACACTTAAAGACTCTATGAATTTAGCTATACAGTACAACTTAAATAGAGTAATAGATACAAGCTCTTTAAATGAAGACGAAGACATCACTGTTAGTATAGACGAAACTGTAGTAATGATTTCTATAAGTGATAAAATGTTATTTAACACAGGAAGCTACAGAGTAAGTAATAAAGCTAATGATATATTACAAAAATTGGCAGATGTTATAAACTCTGAGCCAAGTATTGATGTTATGGTTGAAGGCCATACAGATTCGAGAACTATTAGTACTCCAACATTAAAAGACAACTGGGACTTAAGCGTATTAAGAGCAACATCTGTAGTAAGAAAATTACAAAATGAATACAGTGTATCTCCAGAAAAATTAATTGCATCAGGACGTAGTAGTTACCAACCACTTACTGCTAACGACACTAAAGATGGACGATCTAAAAATAGACGTACACGTATAATTCTCCTCCCTAATATTGATAAGTTTTTTGCCCTTATGGCATCAACAGATTAA
- a CDS encoding DUF6503 family protein gives MKNIFKIAIVLFTGLNYAQTLNGEQLLNQAIKYHDPSNKWEHFKSDLNVTMKMPKGKERNSKITINLPEEYFKIIAKRDTVTSTYIMEKGKCIISNNDSIRIANLKEKPKRSHCEMTSLYKDYYTYLYGLPMKLKDEGTNLAETVEKKTFKGKTYLVLKVTYNETVGSDVWYFYFNPKTYAMEIYQFFKTDDSGKLKKDSGEYILLTEEVEINNIKFPKNRAWYYNKNDSYLGTDYLSN, from the coding sequence ATGAAAAATATATTTAAAATAGCCATAGTCCTTTTTACAGGATTAAATTATGCACAAACATTAAATGGCGAGCAGCTATTAAACCAAGCTATAAAATACCACGACCCTAGCAATAAATGGGAGCATTTTAAAAGCGATTTAAATGTTACAATGAAAATGCCTAAAGGTAAAGAGCGTAATAGTAAAATAACTATTAATTTACCAGAAGAGTACTTTAAAATAATTGCTAAAAGAGACACTGTAACCTCAACATATATTATGGAAAAAGGCAAATGCATTATCTCTAATAATGATTCGATTCGTATTGCGAATTTAAAAGAAAAGCCCAAACGTTCGCATTGCGAAATGACAAGCTTATATAAAGATTATTACACCTATTTATATGGCTTGCCAATGAAGCTAAAAGATGAAGGCACAAACTTAGCAGAAACAGTAGAGAAAAAAACCTTTAAAGGTAAAACGTATTTGGTTTTAAAAGTCACTTATAATGAAACTGTTGGTAGTGACGTTTGGTATTTTTATTTTAACCCAAAAACCTATGCAATGGAAATCTATCAGTTTTTTAAAACAGACGATTCTGGCAAGTTAAAAAAAGATAGTGGAGAATATATTTTACTTACCGAAGAGGTTGAGATTAATAATATAAAATTTCCTAAAAACCGTGCTTGGTATTATAATAAAAACGATAGCTATTTAGGTACTGATTACTTATCAAACTAA
- a CDS encoding ribonucleoside-diphosphate reductase subunit alpha, with product MFVLKRDGRKEPIMFDKITARVRKLCYGLNELVDPIKVAMRVIDGLYDGVTTSELDNLAAEQAATMTTAHPDYARLAARISVSNLHKNTKKTFSDVMTDLYQYVNPRTGKKAPLLSDEVYNVIMENKEKLDSAIIYNRDFGYDYFGFKTLERSYLLKINGEIAERPQHMLMRVSIGIHINDLDAALETYELMSKKYFTHATPTLFNSGTPKPQMSSCFLLTMKDDSIDGIYDTLKQTAKISQSAGGIGLSIHNIRATGSYIAGTNGTSNGIVPMLKVFNDTARYVDQGGGKRKGSFAMYIEPWHADIFNFLDLKKNHGAEELRARDLFYAMWMPDLFMKRVQEDAQWTLMCPNECPGLCDVHSEEFEALYTKYEAEGKGRKSIKARELWEKILESQIETGTPYMLYKDAANRKSNQKNLGTIRSSNLCTEIMEYTSEDEVAVCNLASIALPMFVKNGEFDHKELFRITKRVTKNLNKVIDRNYYPVKEAENSNFRHRPVGLGVQGLADAFIKLRMPFTSDAAKQLNQDIFETLYYAAVTASMEEAQVDGPYQTYEGSPMSKGEFQHNLWNIQEDTLSGRWDWEKLRKQVAKHGVRNSLLVAPMPTASTSQILGNNECFEPYTSNIYTRRVLSGEFIVVNKHLLEDLVDLGLWNEDLKNEIMRANGSIQHVENIPQDIKDLYKTVWELSMKDIIDMSRQRGYFIDQSQSLNLFMEGATMAKLTSMHFYAWKSGLKTGMYYLRTKSAVDAKKVTISRATKAAPVTKEVAVDNDGVAQKQQTAAKTAEKFAKKTTETETAEGTPMSAEEMKALIAQAKEAEGDDCLMCGS from the coding sequence ATGTTTGTATTAAAAAGAGATGGAAGAAAAGAGCCGATAATGTTCGATAAGATCACGGCAAGAGTACGTAAATTATGTTACGGACTAAACGAACTTGTAGACCCAATTAAAGTGGCAATGCGAGTAATAGATGGATTGTATGATGGTGTAACAACTAGTGAACTAGATAATTTAGCTGCAGAGCAAGCAGCAACAATGACTACTGCACACCCAGATTATGCGCGTTTAGCAGCAAGAATATCTGTATCGAACCTACACAAAAACACTAAAAAAACGTTTAGTGATGTAATGACAGATTTATACCAGTATGTAAACCCACGTACAGGTAAAAAAGCACCATTATTAAGTGATGAGGTGTATAATGTAATTATGGAAAATAAGGAGAAGTTAGATTCTGCTATTATCTATAATCGCGATTTTGGTTACGATTATTTTGGGTTTAAAACTTTAGAACGCTCATACCTTTTAAAAATTAATGGAGAAATAGCAGAGCGTCCACAACACATGTTAATGCGAGTATCTATAGGTATTCATATTAATGATTTAGACGCTGCTTTAGAGACTTACGAGTTAATGTCTAAAAAGTATTTTACACACGCAACACCTACACTTTTTAATTCTGGTACACCAAAACCGCAAATGTCATCTTGTTTTTTATTAACCATGAAAGACGATAGTATAGATGGTATTTACGATACTTTAAAGCAAACAGCAAAAATTTCACAATCTGCTGGAGGAATAGGTTTATCTATACATAATATTCGCGCAACAGGAAGTTATATAGCAGGAACAAATGGTACCAGTAATGGTATTGTACCAATGTTAAAAGTATTTAACGATACTGCAAGATATGTAGATCAAGGTGGAGGAAAAAGAAAAGGAAGTTTTGCTATGTACATCGAGCCATGGCATGCAGATATCTTTAACTTTCTAGATTTAAAGAAAAACCATGGTGCTGAAGAGTTACGTGCTCGTGATTTATTCTATGCTATGTGGATGCCAGATTTATTCATGAAACGTGTACAAGAAGATGCACAATGGACATTAATGTGCCCAAATGAATGTCCTGGATTATGCGATGTACACTCAGAAGAATTTGAAGCGCTTTATACAAAATATGAAGCAGAAGGAAAAGGAAGAAAGTCTATTAAAGCACGTGAGCTTTGGGAGAAAATTTTAGAATCTCAAATTGAAACAGGTACGCCTTACATGTTGTATAAAGATGCAGCAAACCGTAAGTCTAACCAAAAGAATTTAGGAACTATTCGTTCTTCAAATTTATGTACAGAGATAATGGAGTATACTTCAGAAGATGAAGTAGCTGTATGTAACTTAGCGTCTATAGCATTACCAATGTTTGTTAAAAATGGTGAGTTTGACCACAAAGAACTTTTCCGTATAACAAAACGTGTGACAAAGAATTTAAATAAAGTAATAGATAGAAATTACTATCCTGTAAAAGAGGCAGAAAACTCTAACTTTCGTCATAGACCAGTTGGTTTAGGTGTACAAGGTTTAGCAGATGCGTTTATAAAATTACGTATGCCATTTACAAGTGATGCAGCAAAACAATTAAATCAAGATATTTTTGAAACACTATATTATGCTGCAGTAACAGCTAGTATGGAAGAAGCGCAAGTAGATGGACCATACCAAACTTACGAAGGTTCACCAATGAGTAAAGGCGAATTCCAGCATAATTTATGGAATATTCAAGAAGATACTTTAAGCGGTCGTTGGGATTGGGAAAAATTACGTAAACAAGTAGCTAAACATGGTGTGCGTAACTCGTTATTAGTAGCGCCAATGCCTACAGCATCTACATCTCAAATTCTTGGAAATAATGAATGTTTTGAACCATACACGTCTAATATTTATACACGTCGTGTATTATCTGGTGAGTTTATTGTTGTAAACAAACATTTACTTGAAGACTTAGTAGATTTAGGACTTTGGAACGAGGATTTAAAGAATGAAATCATGAGAGCTAATGGATCTATACAACATGTAGAAAACATTCCTCAAGATATTAAAGATCTTTATAAAACTGTTTGGGAACTATCTATGAAAGATATTATAGATATGTCACGACAACGTGGTTATTTTATAGACCAATCTCAGTCTCTTAACTTGTTTATGGAAGGTGCAACTATGGCTAAATTAACATCTATGCACTTTTATGCATGGAAAAGCGGTTTAAAAACAGGAATGTATTACTTACGTACTAAAAGTGCAGTAGATGCTAAAAAAGTAACTATTTCTAGAGCTACAAAAGCAGCGCCTGTAACAAAAGAAGTAGCTGTAGATAATGATGGTGTTGCACAAAAGCAACAAACAGCAGCTAAAACAGCTGAGAAGTTTGCAAAGAAAACTACTGAAACTGAAACTGCAGAAGGTACGCCAATGAGTGCAGAAGAAATGAAAGCATTAATTGCACAAGCTAAAGAAGCTGAAGGTGACGATTGCTTAATGTGTGGTTCTTAA
- a CDS encoding ribonucleotide-diphosphate reductase subunit beta, with the protein MSQAVEPILQENKDRFVIFPIQHHDLWEWYKKSEASMWTAEEIDLHQDLTDWSSKLTDDERYFIKHVLAFFAASDGIVNENLAENFVNEVQYSEAKFFYGFQIMMENIHSETYSLLIDTYVKDEKEKAMLFNAIETFPAIKKKAEWALKWIESPSFAERLIAFAAVEGIFFSGSFCSIFWLKKRGLMPGLTFSNELISRDEGMHCDFAVHLHEHHLINKVPKERIREILVDALNIEREFITESLPVSLIGMNSKLMSQYLEFVTDGLLQDLGCEKEYGTANPFDFMDMISLQGKTNFFEKRVSEYQKAGVLNKEEEENKYDFGSDDF; encoded by the coding sequence ATGTCTCAAGCTGTTGAACCAATTTTGCAAGAAAATAAAGATAGATTTGTAATTTTCCCAATACAACATCACGATTTGTGGGAATGGTACAAAAAATCTGAAGCAAGTATGTGGACTGCAGAAGAAATTGATTTGCACCAAGATCTTACAGATTGGTCAAGTAAATTAACAGACGACGAACGCTATTTTATAAAGCACGTGTTAGCATTTTTTGCTGCAAGTGATGGAATTGTAAATGAAAACTTAGCAGAAAACTTTGTAAACGAAGTACAATACAGTGAAGCAAAATTTTTCTATGGTTTCCAAATCATGATGGAAAACATACACAGTGAAACTTACTCACTTTTAATTGATACTTACGTAAAAGATGAAAAAGAAAAAGCAATGCTTTTTAATGCAATAGAAACATTTCCTGCCATTAAGAAAAAAGCAGAATGGGCATTAAAATGGATAGAATCTCCAAGTTTTGCAGAACGCCTTATTGCTTTTGCAGCAGTAGAAGGTATTTTCTTTTCTGGTTCTTTTTGTTCAATATTTTGGTTAAAAAAACGTGGTTTAATGCCTGGCTTAACATTCTCTAACGAGTTGATTTCTAGAGATGAAGGTATGCACTGTGATTTTGCAGTACACTTACACGAGCATCACTTAATTAATAAAGTTCCAAAAGAACGAATTAGAGAGATTTTAGTAGATGCTTTAAATATTGAAAGAGAGTTTATTACAGAGTCTCTTCCTGTAAGTTTAATTGGAATGAATTCTAAACTAATGTCACAATACCTAGAGTTTGTAACAGATGGTTTACTTCAAGACTTAGGCTGTGAAAAAGAATATGGTACAGCCAATCCATTCGATTTCATGGATATGATTTCGCTACAAGGAAAAACAAACTTCTTTGAAAAACGTGTATCTGAATACCAAAAAGCAGGTGTTTTAAACAAAGAAGAAGAAGAAAATAAATACGATTTTGGTTCAGACGATTTCTAG